The sequence below is a genomic window from Monodelphis domestica isolate mMonDom1 chromosome 2, mMonDom1.pri, whole genome shotgun sequence.
GCCTCCTTTTTGTTTCAAGaaaaagacactccatttctcCATTCTagccattttctctggctgttccccatgcctgcaatgttttccctcctcttctcaccTACTAGCTTCTCTGACCTCCCTTACGTCCCATCCAAAAAACTATCTTctatggcagtgatggcaaacaggtgccaaagatagcGCACAGAATACTCTCTTTGAACCCTCGGTCatactccctccccacctcccatcccccacccccagagtttgctactagaaagtcagaactgctcctttccccctctccactgtgcctgatgacattttttcacccACCCAATGGGGAgggagagctttctccctcccctatgtggagTATGGGGGGGATACCCAGCATGTGGGGGagggggcatggcacttggtctctggggtgGGGCCCAACACACTGAccctaaaaggttccccatcactgttctataggaaacctttcctaaCCCCTCTTAATCTTGAAAAAGCCTTcactctattaattatttcctattttttttttgtctatagattgtttatttttgtctccTCTATTATAATGTTAGCTTCTTaaggacaaggactgtcttttgcttctctttgtatccctagcacttagcacagtgtatgacccatagaaggcacttaataaatatttattgattaattgactgaCTGTTCTCTTCCTCATCCAAATCACACCAATCATATTTCCCCAGGATCCAGTTACTCTCCCCCTCTCTTAATTTTCTAATCAGAAGCATACAAAAAGATACTTCTCAGCTACTCAGCTATATTCCATCCCATATGTTCTCCCCAAGaaacatgtatttatttgttatgttgtagaaggaattctttttcaggtgccaggttggactagatggccactaaACTCCTATCTAACTGAAATTAATGgattctatacacacacacacactcctcccACACACCTCCTCTGGATAACAGTTATATTCTACTGTGTTTACCCTACACACTGACACCTCCCAAGGCACCAAATTATACTCTATTCTTCTTattccctacacacacacatatgaagtGATACCTCCACAAGGATCTAATTATACTGTTTCCTATGTCCTCTACCACCATCCCCAACACCACACACAGAGTAACTCCTCCCCAAGGTAAACTCTTCAATATTTGCAGAGTAACACTTAAGGactcttaaattctctcttctttgttGTCCCTCTAGACTTAActagcaaacacacacacaaatattcacacacatatttGTCATAGAGACATTTTTATCTCCTCCCCTATGTTTCCTATCCCAACTGGTAATGGCATGTTTTCAGGACcattatattattttctctctgaATTCTTTCACAAAGACACAAAAACTCCATAAAATTCAATTTATGAaggtggaaggaagaaagatcttatgattatttaattcattttttaaaaatttcaaattccaaattctctccctcccttcctctaccCCCCTCCCCAGATAGAGTAATCtgatatatgttatacatgtgatatcatgcaatttatatttccatattcatcatgttgtaaaagaagacacatcacacaTATAAGTAAAAtttgatgaaggaaaaaaagtgaaaaaataatattttgatctAGATTCTGactttatcagttccttctatggctgtggatagcatttttcatcatgagttccttagagttgtcttggatccttgcattgctgataataattaagccattcacagttaatcaccaTACATTActcttactatgtacaatgttctcctgattctgttcactttgcatccagcttttctttctttccaggtttttctgaaattgttctcttcatcatttcatacagttatataccacaatttgttcatcaattccccaattgatggacaatcccctcatttcccaattctttgccaccatgaaaagagctgctataagtatttttgtataaattggttctttccccttttctttgatctctttgcaatacctagacctagtagtggtattgttgggtcaaagagtatacacagtttcaTAGCCTTTTGGGcgtggttccaaattgttctccagaatggttgtatcagttcagaagatcactaacagtgtattagtgtcccaattctctcatatcccttccagcatttctcactttccttttctgtcatgttatccaatcttaTACAggtgaggtggtatttcagagttgttttaatttgtacttctgtaatcattagtgatttaggacattttttcatatgactctagatagctttgatttattttctGAAAACTATCTGTTTACATTCTTTGACCATTCCCAGTCAACTGGTAAATggcctttatttttattaatttggttccattccctttattttttagaaaaataagacaCATACGTGTATATGTGTGAGGGAAgactttcagtcttttttttctcattttccttatcactCACTTCCTGATTCCCTTCTTTCTAATTGTGATTTTCTTTGGGGGCTGGATCTCAAAGCATCTCAGTCTCCTTTcacactggacaagtcaccatTCACCAGCCTAAGTCTCTGCCCTAGATGACTTTTGGGGGGTCAAAACTAGCTCCAGTTGGATGCGCTCTTCCCTCAGGCTTAGTGGAGGACTGCCCAATTCCCCGTACACGTAGTGTTATGTCCTGGTGACCCGACCCACTCCATctgttccttggttctttggccCAACACTGGCAGTTAGTTCAGACTCCGATGGCATTGGAAGATCAGAGACTGCTTTTCCTAGCTCCTTGCAATTCAGAGCTTTGCAGAGTTGGTGATTCCATATTGCAGCCCTTGGCAGGCTTTTGCTCTTGAAAGGCTCACAGTCAAGGCTCAAGGCTCAGTCTTGAACCACTATAAAGTGCTTTATGTTCCCTTCTCACCACGACTGCTAGTGCCTCCCCTCTGAGATTGCCTTCTATTgtgtaaatttataaattttgtctagacATAGCTATTTGAATGTTGTCTTTtccattggaatgtgagctccttgagggcagtgactatTTTGGCTTTACTTTGTTGCTTCATGGTGTCTAGCATATAGGGAGTCCTTGATAAATACTAACAAAAGATTTACTTAGTCAtagaaagggaaaggatattCAAAGAGAATACTGAACTGATTCTGCTGAGCACATGTCCCCCTGCCTCTGAGCGGAACATCAGGGTCAAACAGAGGGAGGAACTGAAGCTAaacttatgatttttttctacttaCCCAACTGCCTGAGCCCTTAATCCTCTGAATGAATTAAGTCTTGTGTGTGATTTCAAtacttttttaaggaaaaaaactaTCCCAGCCCACCCAGCAAAAGATTCTGATATTCAGACATTCTCCCTACAGTTGCAAGTAAGAAAGATAAATACATACCATCTCTATTCTTTAGTATGCAAACTGAATACAGACATATAGTCATCCTTCAGGAAGGTAAAGGTGGCCAACGGAGAAATGGATATACATAGATCTATTCTTTGttctagaaaaaaagagaagaaatggccTAGGATCAGCTAGATGACAAAATGGATAAAGTGCTTGGtctagtgtcaggaagacttaagataaaatccagactcagacacttactagctgcctgcctcagttgtttgtttgtttgttttttaactataaaatgggaataataaaagcatctatctgctgtgaggatcagatgaaataatatttgtaaagcacttagcagagtgtctTACATATAGTGTACAGTGCTTTAAAAAAgcatgtttctttccttcttgaacAAGATTTCCTATcctaaactatactataaagcagacaTCAAAACAATTaggtactggttaaaaaatagaaaactccATCAATAGAACAGATTAGGTACGCAAGCTCCAGAAGCAACTGAACATAGTGGGTATAGTGTTTGGTAAatccaaggaaaccaattactcTAGCTTaataaaaattactgggaaattGGAAAGCCGTCTGTATTAAATGAGTTGTAGATCAGCATCTCAACATAAAACACAATAAGCTCTAAATGGgtacatattttttctctttatttatttttaaagtatttttccatggttacatgtttcgtGCTCTTCCATCCCCTTTTAccttcctcctcctggagctgacaagcaaacatgggttatacatgtattatcactcaaaacatttccatattattcacttttgtaatagagtaatcttttaaaaccaaaactccaaatcatatacccttatgaacaagtgataaatcatatgcttttcttttgcatttccactcccacagttctttctcttgatgtggatagcattctttctcataagtcccccaaaatcgtcctggatcattgtattgcatttagtagcaaagtctattccatttgattatcctacaatgtttcagttactgtgtacaatgttctcctggttctgctcatttcactccacatcattTCATGTATCTTTTTAGTACTTGCagaaatcaagtagttcatcattccttatagcatgatagtattccatcactatcatataccataatttgttcagccatttcccaatggaggaacacccccccccccattttagtttggtcatattttaaacaaattagaTTAGAAGAAGATGCCTTTCATGTGTAATTGGATTTTGGATTATATAGAGAATGTATTAACATACAGAGTAGGTCCAAATTTTCTATGTGGAGATGCAAAAGAACCTGGCTCTAAGAGATTCATGTTGGCATCAAATAAAAATGCTTTAGAGAGATTGCAGAACATGCGCAGAAATTCTGCACCTGGTTCCAATCTGCTAACCATATGGTTAGAAGGAATCCTTTCTAATTTGCTACTTTTCAGTTAGAACTAGAGGAATCTTCAAAAGGGCCCAAGTCTATAAATGCTCATCTCTTCCCCTCATTCTCTTGACTGCTCTGCTTATGTTTAGATTGCACTGATCTCATCCAATGAGAAACAATGTTAATATTCAGTATTACTTGATCCTCGTTAGGAGTCCTGTCATAGGAGTGATATTGGAATCTTTGTGTCTTTAGGGGCCTCTgctgcaaatcacttaacctaattgcctagctctagcctttaccactcttctgccttggaactaatcactagtatagattctaagacagaagctaagggtttaaaaaggaaaaaaaatcttttggggggcagctaggtgattcagttggatagagtgccaggcctgaggtTGGGTGGACATAGATcctaatttggcctcagaaacttcatagctgtgtggcacttaatcctgtttgcctagcgttgccttctgttttagaattattactaagacaaaaaataaaggctatttaaaaaaaaatcttcaactCATACTTGTGAGAGGTATATGATctgtttctaatatttttaataatctgATCATTAATTTTAGGGTGCCAAATTCATTTAGAATGAATTGAAGAATATGGTTAAGAAACATGTAGCTTTCAAAGCTCATCTAtaatttcttctggatttctattcccttctaatttgagGGGAAGGGGGTGTGATAAAACTCCTATCTCCTTCCTGCTCCCCCTTTCCCGGTTGGGGAAAAAAGTCCCTCcatatgcatagtcaaacaaaaaattcccacattggtcaaATCCAAAAATGTATGGATATTTCTTCATATTCTAAATATTTAGTACATCACCTCCCTATCAGGGAGTAGACAGCATGATTCATTATAAGTCTTCTTGAATCATGGTTGGTTATTCCCTTGATCAGAGTTCTTgtcttttaatgtttttcttgCTAGTATGTCAAATGTTCTGGGTCTGGGTCAGACCTGGCTTAGACAGATATGGTGGTTCAGGCTTAGGAGTGATACAAAATGACTTACTCATTGACCATGTAATATTTAACAAGTTTATTTAagcaataaaaggaaaaagatattcCTCAAAGAAAGTAATGGTTCAGTTGGATGTAGTTCCCCTTACATAGTAAGGGGATATAGTTCTCCTTATATAGAAATAAGCCCAGTCAGGATTTGCATGATATCTGAGGAGCAATAATTACTCATGTTCTAGGATTTTATACTGTAGAATAACCAAGATGCTAAATCAATGGTTCAAGTTATAATTCCTTAGGCCAATTAAATCTTTAGAAtggcttcatttcctttttaggaAAAAACTCAACTATGTTGCAGGAACCAGTTTTATTAGCATTAGATGTTGCTCCTAAACATCAGTGGCATACATAGTGACACCTCCCCTAGAATCCAATTAGTCTTCCTGTATTctactctctcccctctttcttccttacCACATAGTGGACCTTCTTGCAATATCTACTTTTCTCTTCCCTGTGGCCTTTCCACACACCTGTCTAGGAACGTAGTTacacctctcttctctctgcgCAGAGACAACTTCTCTGGATTCCAGTTATACTCTACCCATCTCCATACATCCCCTGTGAGATCTCTACACAAACCCATTTACACATCTgcctctccattaaaaaaaattttttaagacccttaccttctgtctgagaattaaTAATtggtattggtaccaaggcagaagagcagtaagtgctaagcaatgggggttaagtgatttgcccagggtcacatagctaagacgtgtctgaggctagatttgaacccaggacctcccatctctagacctggctttctatccactgagcctaccTCTCCTTTCTATACATGCTGATAATGACATCTTCCCATTTATACTATCAACTTTTTTCTTCACTTTAGGAACTAAATATTGTCCCAgtcccaaagcccattggtaAGAGACTCTCCTTATTGATGGAAATGAATGGTAGGGTTTGTATGTTGGAGTTGGTGAGAGTAAGAAAGCTTCAGTTCTTGTCCAGTCTTCAGGACTCTTCAAGCTTCAAGTCACTTTGGGCACTTCTGGATTCTCAGgttgagaaagaaaatagaagaggcCAATCTCATTTCAgattgctgaaggaaaagattcTGGGAAGACATGGGAAGAGTGGGCAATCTCCATCATGTCCCTATCCCCAACTTGATACCATAGAGACTGGGAAATTTCTCCTTGGGTAAGAACTAGGATGCTCTTATTTGAGCTGAATTATCTAGCCCCTTTCTCTGAATTGTCTGGCATACATTCTCCCATGtataccttctctgatttctataTTGATTTAGATAAAtggatttctttgctatttaCTATTTATGTTCATTGTGCCTTTACCACATCTGAGTTTTCCCTACACATGGACTTGTGTTACATCCTTGCTGGGTCACCTTCTAGATCCCAAATtatatctcttcctttcttttctcacaCACACAGTGACACTTTTTCAgaataatccaatgtaatagTAGTCTCCTATGAAGTCATTTGTCTTGACAGAGAGAGCTACGAAAGAAGACACTAAGAAGTGGACTAGGGGAAAACCAATATCAGAAGCCATGGGCAGGACTCCCCTTCCGGCTTCCCTCCCCCTGCAAGGGTAGAGAGGGTGCTTGGTATCACTGGAGGAAAATTAAGGTTATTTTCCCTGGGAAAGGGAGTAAGGCAAAGAGACTCTTACCAGCTGAGGgcatcataggatttagagctggaatagaCTTCAAAATTCATCTGGCCTAACTCccataatttacagatgaggaaactgaggccttgagagaataagtgacttaccctggtcACAGAACTAAGATTCAAATATAGGCACCTAATTTCTTTCTAGCTGATATTGCCTTCCACttatcttctccccctccccttcctcccatttAGTAAATTGActtattcaataaatgcttattgactcacTTAGGGGTTAGGGTTGTTTACAGTTAGGAAAAGACATAAGAACTCTATGGAGAGTtggcccccacccccaactcttaCTTCTAAAGATTCTTTGATGCTTTGTAAAATCTGACAAAAATTAGAAACTTAGCCATCATTGGCAGTATACGTGTTTGAGGGCCTTCCAGAGAAGACCTCATTGTGAAGAGGAGTTATTTAAGTCAAAGGTGTCACACAGACTGCTTGGTGTTTGCATTGGATGGCTGTAGAGCCAGTCTATCTCTGGTGGCCTTAAATAACAAGTTAGCCAGCTCATAATTAGTTGagggaatagtaataataataactaagatttatatagtgcttcctatgtgtcaggcattgtgttaaataCTTTACtattatttaatcctcataacaactctttgCAGTTTTTCAAAGTGCATATGTAATGGGGCAGagatctccttccttcccacctcctcaGCTCCACCCCCATATAGTAATTCACTCAGGTTACCCATCAGAGTTGAGCTATGGAGAGAAGTAGACCCAGACAGACCAAAAAATGATTTGCCAAACCAAGAAACTACATGCAGGGAGAGTTGCATAATGACAGACATCATGAGAAAAAATACAGTTCCAGCAGTCTGAGTTGCCTTCAAAATGTGTATTCCTAAATGTGTATGTCCCTTTACTTCTGGATTTTATGTGTGTCTGCTCTTCTCTCTGGCTAATACGCTTATTTGTGAAAGAGTACACAAGCTCAAAGGAGGAATAATTTATAGCTACTGTTCTTAACATACCATTTTAGTAAATGCTTTGTCTGGAGCTAATTGCATTAATTAGCAGACTTTTAAACATGAGAATAAACTTGTGAATAGCAATTTTAGGGGGTTGACCCAGCATAAATTGGGAGGTAGGGGAATATATCCAACCATTAGCACTCGTTAGAAGATTCTCAGGTCTGTGTCAGCTCTAAGACATAGGATTCCTCTTTTCCCCACCCCTACCCTAGCAGGTGATCATCAGGTATATTAGTATAGTccaatattttattccattaaacTGATCCTGAGACTGGATAGTAGGAAAAGAAGGTGCAGAAGTAGAAGGGGGCAAAATAAAGCCTGCAGGGTCTGCTGTGGATGGGTTAGGAATCAAGGGCTCCTACTAGGATTGGCTTTCCTCCATAGTCAGAGTCCATCAGCCACAAAAAGGGAGTACAGACCCTAGACAGGTGTCATTCTCCAGGATACCAAGGGATCCCCTCCCTCACTTCTTTAGCCTGGATCCAGAGCAGAAAAGACAttctagttttcttctttatagggCAATCAATAGTTGTTGATAGGTGATCATAGTTGAGGACACACTCTCCAAGAATCCTTGTAGTTGAGAAAGCAAAGGATGGCTGGAAGGGGGAAGAAGTAGGTAGATTGAGATAAAAGGGAAGAGGGTTAGACCCTATCCCTGAGGATTACCCACACCACCTCTGTCTCACCGCATAAGATGTATAACAGGAACACCAGCCAACCAATATAGTAGCTCCAGCCCAAGAGTGTCCTCTTATTCGTTTTTAGCTCTTGGATCCagagatgaataggaaataatatgatagtgaagaaaataaagcaggctagggagagaggaagacacaGATTGGATGTCCATAAGGGATAAAGAGTTTCATCCCCATTCAAGAATCCCTTGGGGGTTCCATCTAATTTTGGGATAAGTGATGCCCATTATCTCCCCAAAAGCTCATAGCAATATCTTCCCTCCCCGTATGTACAAAGGATTGGGAGATTACAATTATCAGGCTTTGAAGTGACAAGTTCCTCCTCTGGCTTGGGCTATTACCCTCAAGGGTTTAAGGAGCAGATACCCAGTCTCATGGGAAGTGAGGGGGGAAGAGGACCCAGTTAAGAGGCAGCAGGGAATGTTTTAGGCCCTCTATTAACCAGCCACACCTGTAAATAAGCTGGCCAAGCCCCCACTCCAGTCGAAGACATTGAGATGTTTTACCACCGGCACGAAGACACAGTGGAACCAGCAGGTGAGAAGCAAGGATGAACCAAGAGAAAGTAAGAAACATATCTTGCTCATCTCATGAATGTAGAAGGCTCTGCTTTTCtctagggagaggaaagaaatagaGATTGGATTGgtttgaaagagaaaatgatggGAGGGTGGGGTTGGGATGATGTTGGGATTATTTTTCAATGAgtgtggaagaaaaatgggatgaAGCTGAGGCTGGAGCATTATGACCACTCACAATCTAAAAGGAGTATCTAAGGATAGACAGGAGTATCAGGGCATTAAAGGTACAATGCAGACAAATAGAAGGAAACCTTGTTTATCTAATAAATGAAATATCTGTGAGAGAATATATAGAATAATGGAATCATAGACCTGGATTACTGAATTATAAATGGAAGCTGCcaaaatattttactaaaatCATTAGTTGAAATCATTAGAGGATGAATTAattttaagctccttgatggcaggaactacctttttctatctttcctaaGTGACTACACAATATTTTGAGCACCTTAAGGAGGAATTTAACAAATAACTATTCAAtgtaattaatttgttttgcatgagaGGTTTGGTAGAGgtgtgggagagggggagggcagAAATAAAGATAGgtgatataaagaaggaaagaataaaattaaatgagaaagatGACAAAACCTACAGGAACCAACAGGAGGGATAATGAATAGGAAAGATTCTAGGGAAGTGTGGCAGTGATAGAATGTAGTTCATAAAGTTGTGGTTGTAactttagaaagttattttagtagcagggaaaatcaaaatataaacacagaaaaggataacaatagaaaaaagaaaacatggaaagctccaaaggaaagtgagagagaatgtCAAGCCCCAAAAGGACTCTTGGAAGAACTTgaagtttaaaaatcaaataatagaagaaatgatagaaagatcgaacaacttaaaaattagaatgggtcaaatggaaatggagaccAAAAAACTTTTGAGGAAAACAACCTTCTACAAGActagaatgggccaaatggaaaaggaaacacaaaagctcaaggaagaaaatagctcactaaaaattagaatggaataaacagaaagtaatgtaaaaaccaTAAGGCATTAGGAAACAATAAcataaaatcaaatgaatgaaaggaaaaaagacagaagaaaatctgaaatacctCATTGGgaaaacaattgacctagaaaatagatccaaaaGAGAACATCTAAGAATTATCAGAAGCTATGATTGAAAAAAGAACTTAGGTTCCATTTTGAAAGAAATCATCAGGGAATACTGGCCCAAATCCTCAAAGAAGAAcggaaaatataaattgaaagaatccactgatcacttcctggaaaAGACATTAAGATAAAAcatcccaggaatattatagcaaa
It includes:
- the ODF4 gene encoding outer dense fiber protein 4 isoform X1, with the translated sequence MNAFTRHTISLPAKWKLMYHVRWLSRVASVEMSLSALILLLIMTFSSNWVHVSTVVIYEPLLKYGLENINYTSEGFWDYCQIWTCYNESEKSRAFYIHEMSKICFLLSLGSSLLLTCWFHCVFVPVVKHLNVFDWSGGLASLFTACFIFFTIILFPIHLWIQELKTNKRTLLGWSYYIGWLVFLLYILCAILCFLNYKDSWRVCPQL
- the ODF4 gene encoding outer dense fiber protein 4 isoform X2, giving the protein MYHVRWLSRVASVEMSLSALILLLIMTFSSNWVHVSTVVIYEPLLKYGLENINYTSEGFWDYCQIWTCYNESEKSRAFYIHEMSKICFLLSLGSSLLLTCWFHCVFVPVVKHLNVFDWSGGLASLFTACFIFFTIILFPIHLWIQELKTNKRTLLGWSYYIGWLVFLLYILCAILCFLNYKDSWRVCPQL